The Triticum aestivum cultivar Chinese Spring chromosome 7B, IWGSC CS RefSeq v2.1, whole genome shotgun sequence genome window below encodes:
- the LOC123161749 gene encoding polyubiquitin, which translates to MKLFVETLAGKKMTVKVDPSDTINVVKAKIHEQQRLTFDDEELDDRRSVSYYRIHDGSTLRLGLRPRRKIEIFLKGLTAGKTTTHYFDELDTVDCVKAMIQERDGIPAAEQRLIYAGKQLEDGRTLAHYAIHDWATLHLVLRLRSCSQCPRTHESEPGQDQDSNAGSSDVITDVSPEAKHPKSKIATPIDAANLRRSSRSNKYDGFKVNLQSDSRIQKSKAKKRCFPTSMGATKTEVEDTG; encoded by the exons ATGAAGCTCTTTGTCGAGACCCTCGCCGGCAAGAAGATGACCGTCAAGGTCGACCCGTCGGACACCATCAACGTCGTCAAGGCCAAGATTCATGAGCAGCAGCGCCTTACCTTTGACGACGAGGAGCTAGACGACAGACGCAGCGTGTCCTACTACCGCATCCATGATGGATCCACTCTTCGCCTCGGTCTGCGCCCGAGAAGGAAGATCGAAATCTTTCTCAAAGGGTTGACTGCTGGCAAGACCACTACCCATTATTTTGACGAGCTGGACACCGTCGATTGTGTCAAGGCCATGATCCAGGAGAGAGACGGCATTCCTGCCGCCGAGCAGAGGCTGATCTATGCCGGGAAACAGCTGGAAGATGGTCGCACCCTGGCGCACTATGCCATCCACGACTGGGCCACATTGCACCTCGTGCTCCGTCTCCGATCATGCAGTCAATGCCCAAGA ACCCACGAAAGCGAGCCAGGTCAAGATCAGGATTCCAATGCAGGCTCCTCCGATGTTATCACTGATGTTTCGCCCGAGGCCAAGCACCCTAAAAGCAAGATTGCAACTCCCATTGATGCTGCTAACTTGAGGAGGAGCTCAAGATCCAATAAGTATGATGGCTTTAAGGTGAACCTTCAATCTGACAGTAGAATCCAGAAGTCCAAGGCGAAGAAGAGATGCTTTCCCACATCGATGGGCGCTACCAAAACTGAGGTCGAAGACACTGGCTGA